The following proteins are co-located in the Pontiella desulfatans genome:
- a CDS encoding RecQ family ATP-dependent DNA helicase — protein sequence MNGSLLLDLETAPDGRILKVGAIFGAEARFFKGRFRPSDVVQALDGMAGNARFVLGHNILDHDLPLLKKQFPHLVLHEIPVIDTLLLSPIAFPENPYHHLVKDYKLVSTALNDPVADARNAALLFKDQLEAFDPLRESDAGLLRFYAWAFTATMEPLFQALGVAPFGDREAADFFAEHAAGFGCATAARSADSENREAAAYALAWLRVAGSNSILPPWVRYRFPEVVKLVRTLRETACDDPGCAYCRANHNPQEQLKRFFGFDDFRPEPSLPEGGSLQEAIVRSGMNNEPLLAILPTGGGKSLCYQLPALVRNQRRGVLTVVISPLQALMKDQVDNLNRLTESNFAAALYGMLTPPERGSVLERVRLGDIALLYVSPEQLRNVSFRNMVKQREIGCWVFDEAHCLSRWGHSFRPDYLYASRFIRELAEQQRVECPPVACFTATAKCDVVEEILQHFEKELSQDLCVFDGGAERTNLRFEVQMINSAEKETRVLQLLRDRVPENGASVVYCATRARTEEMAEWLQLAGLSAEAFHAGLEAPEKRRIQDQFIAGDIQHICATNAFGMGIDKENVRLVVHADIPGSLENYLQEAGRAGRDRKAAQCVLLFDEQDIETQFSMSAFSRLTRNDIAQILRGLRRAKRNEDNEVVITAGEILRDEEVETEFNTTDPMAATKVNTAVSMLERGNFVQRDENKTAVMQVKPLMQTREEAIEKINALDLADRVKRQWHEIMAQLFDRDPDEAISADELAELPSMAVAEEIAQYRTLRHDTLPVLRILKDMVDAGLVKKDTLLSAYVKVRCANSAEKALAEVCALEKAMIALLREEEPDGEGWMALSLRRLNQRLLDDDHASAPESLRNLLKSLAMDGQGLAGRRGSIELKYRDRDHYRVKLQRSWEALQETAEKRQAVAGIVLKAIAGKVPEGTGGEHLVEFSESELVTALKTDMFVAAQIKDFSSAIERGLLFLHEQRCIILQQGLAVFRSAMTITILPEAKGRRFTTGDFSSLKEHYRERNFQIHVMNRYAALGLEKIQGALALVAAYFTMDKTGFVKTFFPGEQKMIERATSAESYQKIVDQLNNGVQVAVVSARTDDNMLVLAGPGSGKTRVIAHRCAYLLRVERVRPREILVVCFNRAAALSLRTRIRELAGKDAAGVTVQTYHGLAMRLVGASLAEHSEKKEDNPDFDQMIRDATRLLRGECDLPGLERDEMRERLLAGCRHILIDEYQDINQDQYDMVSAIAGRTLESDNEDARLSILAVGDDDQNIYSFQGANIRFIRQFEQDYAARTHFLVENYRSTQNIIAAANQLIALNRDRMKTSHPIQINKARRSDPPGEPVRIVACSDALLQARFVLEEIRARGGGSIAVFARTNQELHPIRAALESEGIPVAMAAGRKSNVPLHRLREPQALIAFIKGLGQATVSASRLRRAFRDMEIYESNSPWCRMVDGILAEWEEATGNHARMPGDAVDFIYEALHELQRAPCVGDEVYLSTVHAAKGLEFDHVIMLGKWNGQVATDQQEEERRLYYVGMTRARQTLTLCTLEGHSNPFTEKLALAGTRRLRAGALEHPDAAVLQTQYALLDLKQVYIGYPVYSPATRRRIAALKVGSVVGLEKHADENRIFLRNEAGLKVGALSQAASLDWHGKLPLVKEARVHSIITWRKEYLDEVPKGCPDEWEIPLVEVCSHPGDRYRED from the coding sequence TTGAATGGAAGCCTGCTGCTGGACTTGGAGACGGCCCCCGATGGAAGGATTCTTAAAGTTGGTGCCATTTTCGGTGCCGAGGCACGGTTTTTTAAGGGGCGGTTCCGGCCATCCGATGTGGTGCAGGCATTGGATGGAATGGCCGGGAATGCCCGTTTCGTGCTCGGCCACAACATCCTCGACCACGACCTCCCGCTGCTGAAGAAGCAGTTTCCCCATCTGGTTCTCCACGAGATTCCGGTCATCGACACGCTGTTGCTTTCGCCGATCGCCTTTCCGGAAAATCCCTACCACCACTTGGTGAAGGACTACAAACTCGTCAGCACCGCCTTGAACGATCCGGTTGCCGATGCCCGGAACGCCGCCCTTCTATTCAAGGACCAGCTCGAGGCGTTCGACCCGCTGCGGGAATCCGATGCCGGGCTCTTGCGGTTCTATGCATGGGCCTTTACGGCAACGATGGAGCCTTTGTTCCAGGCGCTGGGGGTCGCGCCTTTCGGGGATCGGGAGGCTGCGGATTTCTTTGCCGAACATGCGGCGGGGTTCGGATGCGCCACAGCGGCTCGGTCGGCGGATTCGGAAAATCGTGAAGCGGCGGCCTATGCATTGGCGTGGCTGCGGGTGGCCGGTTCCAATTCCATTCTGCCGCCCTGGGTTCGGTACCGGTTCCCCGAAGTGGTGAAGCTCGTGCGTACCTTGCGGGAGACCGCATGCGATGACCCCGGGTGCGCATACTGCCGCGCCAACCACAACCCGCAGGAGCAGCTGAAGCGCTTCTTCGGGTTCGACGATTTCCGCCCGGAGCCTTCGCTGCCCGAGGGCGGGAGCTTGCAGGAGGCCATTGTCCGCAGCGGCATGAACAACGAGCCGTTGCTGGCCATCCTGCCGACCGGCGGCGGGAAGTCGCTCTGCTACCAGTTGCCTGCGTTGGTGCGCAACCAGCGCCGGGGCGTCCTGACCGTCGTCATCTCCCCCTTGCAGGCACTGATGAAGGATCAGGTCGACAACCTCAACCGCCTGACGGAATCGAACTTTGCCGCGGCGCTCTACGGCATGCTCACCCCGCCCGAGCGGGGCAGCGTGCTGGAGCGCGTGCGCCTGGGGGATATCGCCTTATTGTATGTTTCCCCGGAGCAGCTGCGCAACGTCTCGTTCAGGAACATGGTGAAGCAGCGGGAGATCGGATGCTGGGTTTTCGACGAGGCGCACTGCCTGTCGCGCTGGGGGCACTCGTTCCGCCCGGACTACCTCTACGCCTCGCGCTTCATCCGCGAACTGGCGGAACAGCAGCGCGTCGAGTGCCCGCCGGTGGCCTGCTTCACGGCCACCGCCAAGTGCGATGTGGTCGAGGAAATCCTGCAGCATTTTGAAAAGGAGCTCTCGCAAGACCTGTGCGTGTTCGATGGCGGCGCCGAACGAACCAACCTGCGGTTCGAAGTTCAGATGATCAATTCGGCGGAGAAGGAAACGCGCGTCTTGCAGCTGCTGAGGGATCGGGTGCCGGAAAACGGCGCATCGGTGGTCTATTGCGCAACGCGCGCCCGAACCGAGGAGATGGCGGAGTGGCTCCAGCTGGCCGGCCTCTCGGCCGAGGCGTTCCATGCCGGTTTGGAAGCGCCCGAAAAACGGCGGATTCAGGATCAATTCATTGCCGGAGACATCCAGCATATCTGCGCCACGAATGCGTTCGGCATGGGGATCGATAAGGAAAACGTGCGCTTGGTCGTCCATGCGGACATCCCCGGATCGCTCGAAAACTACCTGCAAGAGGCCGGCCGCGCCGGCCGCGACAGAAAAGCGGCCCAGTGCGTGCTGCTCTTCGACGAGCAGGACATCGAAACCCAGTTTTCCATGAGTGCCTTTTCGCGGCTCACGCGCAACGACATTGCCCAGATCCTGCGCGGCCTCCGCCGCGCCAAGCGCAACGAGGACAACGAGGTCGTCATCACCGCCGGCGAAATCCTCCGCGACGAGGAGGTGGAAACGGAATTCAACACCACCGATCCCATGGCGGCGACCAAGGTCAATACGGCGGTCTCGATGCTGGAGCGCGGCAACTTTGTCCAGCGCGACGAAAATAAAACCGCCGTGATGCAGGTCAAGCCGTTGATGCAAACCCGCGAGGAAGCCATCGAAAAGATCAACGCGCTGGATCTTGCGGATCGGGTTAAAAGGCAGTGGCACGAAATCATGGCGCAGCTCTTCGACCGCGATCCCGACGAGGCGATTAGCGCCGACGAGCTGGCCGAGCTGCCCTCCATGGCCGTGGCGGAGGAGATCGCGCAGTATCGCACCTTGCGACACGATACACTGCCGGTGTTGCGGATTTTGAAGGACATGGTCGATGCCGGGCTGGTGAAGAAAGACACCCTCCTGAGCGCCTACGTCAAGGTGCGCTGCGCCAATTCCGCCGAGAAGGCGCTGGCGGAGGTCTGCGCGTTGGAGAAGGCGATGATCGCCCTGCTGCGTGAGGAGGAGCCGGATGGCGAGGGCTGGATGGCGCTGAGCCTGCGGCGGCTGAACCAGCGGCTGCTCGACGACGACCACGCCTCCGCCCCCGAATCCCTGCGCAACCTGCTCAAAAGTCTGGCGATGGACGGGCAGGGGCTGGCTGGGCGCAGGGGAAGCATCGAATTGAAATACCGCGACCGCGACCACTACCGCGTCAAGCTGCAGCGCAGCTGGGAAGCCTTGCAGGAAACCGCGGAAAAACGCCAGGCGGTTGCGGGCATTGTGCTGAAGGCCATTGCGGGAAAGGTCCCGGAGGGGACGGGCGGCGAGCATTTGGTGGAATTCAGCGAGAGCGAGCTGGTCACCGCGTTGAAGACGGACATGTTCGTTGCGGCGCAGATCAAGGATTTTAGCTCGGCGATCGAGCGCGGGTTGCTTTTCCTCCATGAGCAACGCTGTATCATCCTCCAGCAGGGGCTGGCCGTGTTCCGTTCGGCCATGACGATCACGATCCTGCCGGAAGCAAAGGGAAGGCGCTTTACCACGGGCGACTTTTCATCGCTCAAGGAGCACTACCGCGAGCGCAATTTCCAAATCCATGTGATGAACCGCTACGCCGCTCTCGGATTGGAAAAGATCCAGGGTGCGCTGGCGTTGGTCGCCGCCTACTTCACGATGGATAAGACCGGGTTCGTGAAGACGTTCTTTCCCGGCGAACAGAAGATGATCGAGCGCGCAACCAGCGCGGAATCCTACCAAAAGATCGTCGACCAGCTGAACAACGGCGTGCAGGTGGCCGTGGTCTCGGCCAGGACGGACGACAATATGCTGGTGCTGGCCGGCCCCGGATCGGGGAAGACCCGGGTGATCGCGCACCGGTGCGCCTATCTGCTGCGCGTCGAGCGCGTGCGGCCGCGCGAAATCCTGGTGGTGTGCTTCAACCGCGCGGCGGCGCTTAGCCTGCGGACGCGCATCCGCGAACTGGCCGGGAAGGATGCCGCCGGCGTAACCGTGCAAACCTACCACGGTTTGGCCATGCGGCTGGTCGGCGCCTCCTTGGCCGAACATTCCGAAAAGAAGGAGGACAATCCCGATTTCGACCAGATGATCCGCGACGCCACCCGTCTGCTGCGGGGTGAGTGCGACCTGCCCGGCCTCGAGCGCGACGAAATGCGCGAGCGCCTGCTGGCCGGATGCCGCCATATCCTGATCGACGAATACCAGGATATCAACCAGGACCAGTACGACATGGTCTCGGCCATCGCCGGCCGGACGCTGGAATCGGACAACGAGGATGCCAGGCTTTCCATCCTGGCGGTCGGCGACGACGACCAAAACATTTACTCCTTCCAGGGCGCGAATATCCGCTTCATCCGGCAGTTCGAGCAGGACTATGCCGCGCGTACCCACTTCCTCGTCGAAAACTACCGCTCCACCCAAAACATTATCGCCGCCGCTAACCAGCTCATCGCGCTGAACCGCGACCGCATGAAAACCAGCCACCCGATCCAAATCAACAAGGCGCGGCGCTCCGACCCACCCGGCGAACCCGTGCGTATTGTGGCCTGTTCCGATGCGTTGCTCCAGGCGCGCTTCGTTCTCGAAGAGATCCGGGCTCGCGGCGGCGGAAGCATCGCCGTGTTCGCCCGCACCAACCAGGAGCTGCACCCCATCCGCGCCGCGCTGGAATCCGAGGGCATTCCGGTGGCCATGGCCGCCGGGCGCAAAAGCAACGTTCCGCTCCATCGCCTGCGCGAGCCGCAGGCGTTGATTGCGTTCATCAAGGGATTGGGCCAGGCCACGGTGTCGGCCAGCCGCTTGCGCCGGGCATTCCGCGACATGGAAATCTACGAATCGAACAGCCCTTGGTGCCGCATGGTGGACGGCATCCTGGCCGAGTGGGAAGAGGCAACCGGGAACCATGCCCGCATGCCAGGCGATGCCGTCGATTTCATCTACGAAGCGCTGCACGAACTCCAGCGTGCTCCCTGCGTGGGCGACGAAGTCTACCTTTCCACCGTGCACGCCGCCAAAGGGCTGGAATTCGACCATGTAATCATGCTCGGAAAATGGAACGGGCAGGTGGCAACGGATCAGCAGGAAGAGGAACGGCGGCTCTATTACGTGGGCATGACGCGTGCGCGCCAAACATTGACGCTGTGCACGCTGGAAGGGCACAGCAACCCGTTCACGGAAAAATTGGCTTTGGCGGGAACCAGAAGGCTGCGGGCAGGCGCGTTGGAGCATCCCGATGCCGCGGTTTTGCAGACACAATATGCACTACTCGATCTAAAGCAGGTTTATATCGGTTACCCCGTCTATTCCCCTGCAACGCGGCGGCGAATTGCAGCGCTAAAGGTGGGTTCGGTGGTGGGCCTGGAAAAACACGCCGATGAAAACAGGATTTTCCTGCGCAACGAAGCCGGGCTGAAGGTGGGGGCCTTGTCCCAGGCGGCAAGCCTCGATTGGCACGGCAAGCTCCCGCTCGTCAAGGAAGCGCGGGTCCATTCCATCATCACCTGGCGGAAGGAATACCTCGACGAGGTTCCCAAAGGCTGCCCCGATGAATGGGAGATCCCATTGGTGGAGGTTTGTTCACATCCCGGAGACCGGTATCGCGAGGACTAG
- a CDS encoding rod shape-determining protein, which yields MFNRAMGMFSSDIGIDLGTANTLVYARDRGIVIREPSVVAVQAGTNRVLAVGDEAKRMLGRTPGNIVAIRPLKSGVIADFEVTEAMLRYFIQKVHNRRRMVRPRVVIAVPSGITEVEKRAVKDSAMHAGARDVFLIEEPMAAAIGVGLPVQEPAGNMIVDIGGGTTEVAVISLAGIVYSRSVRVGGDEMDEAIIQHIKREYNLLIGERTAEEIKITMGSALATGDESTMEVKGRDLVAGLPRTLTISSEEVRQALQEPVNAIVEAVRVTLERCLPELSADLVDRGMVLAGGGALLRGLDVLISEKTALPVHVADDPLSAVAEGTGIVLHEINFLRKMAGPNN from the coding sequence ATGTTCAACCGGGCCATGGGGATGTTCTCCAGCGACATTGGAATCGATCTGGGAACAGCGAATACTCTGGTATACGCGCGGGATCGCGGGATCGTGATCCGCGAACCCTCGGTCGTGGCGGTGCAGGCCGGCACGAACCGGGTTTTGGCGGTCGGCGACGAGGCAAAGAGAATGCTCGGCCGTACGCCAGGGAACATTGTGGCCATCCGCCCTCTGAAGAGCGGGGTGATCGCCGATTTCGAAGTGACCGAGGCGATGCTGCGCTATTTTATCCAGAAGGTGCATAACAGAAGACGGATGGTGAGGCCCCGGGTGGTTATTGCAGTGCCCAGCGGCATCACCGAAGTGGAGAAGCGCGCAGTAAAGGATTCCGCGATGCATGCGGGCGCGCGCGATGTGTTTTTAATTGAAGAGCCGATGGCCGCCGCGATCGGGGTGGGCCTGCCTGTACAGGAACCCGCCGGCAACATGATCGTGGATATTGGGGGGGGAACGACCGAAGTGGCCGTGATCTCCCTTGCCGGCATTGTTTACAGCCGGAGTGTGCGCGTTGGCGGCGATGAGATGGACGAGGCGATAATCCAGCACATTAAGCGGGAATATAATTTGTTGATTGGAGAAAGAACCGCCGAGGAAATAAAGATTACGATGGGATCCGCCCTGGCAACCGGTGACGAAAGCACCATGGAAGTGAAGGGACGGGATCTGGTGGCCGGGTTGCCGCGGACGCTGACAATCAGCTCCGAGGAAGTGCGACAGGCCCTGCAGGAACCGGTGAATGCAATTGTCGAGGCGGTCCGCGTGACGCTCGAACGCTGCCTGCCCGAGCTCTCGGCCGACCTCGTCGACCGGGGCATGGTCCTGGCCGGCGGCGGCGCATTGCTGCGCGGGCTCGATGTGCTCATTTCGGAGAAAACCGCCCTGCCCGTGCATGTGGCGGACGATCCGCTGAGCGCAGTCGCGGAAGGCACCGGAATTGTCCTGCACGAAATCAATTTCCTACGCAAGATGGCGGGGCCCAACAACTAG
- the mreD gene encoding rod shape-determining protein MreD, whose translation MKRRILMALLLMLGALLQQVLPAWPLFGSMKPPILAAMVLYYALRRDNRDMWLVVFAAALLQDGLNLGAFGPALLAFPVIGILANKIRSEVFADGLVSQLIFGAAVGLFTAFASLLIYSATGQRPMHFGLTLLRLGGSFWLGMATLPLVSFSINKLEAALPKRRGYGWQ comes from the coding sequence ATGAAGCGCCGCATTCTCATGGCGTTGCTGCTGATGCTCGGCGCCCTGCTCCAGCAGGTGCTGCCGGCCTGGCCGCTCTTCGGCTCCATGAAGCCGCCGATCCTCGCCGCGATGGTGCTCTACTATGCCCTGCGGCGCGACAACCGCGACATGTGGCTGGTCGTCTTTGCCGCCGCGCTGCTGCAGGATGGCCTCAACCTCGGCGCGTTCGGCCCCGCCCTGCTGGCCTTCCCGGTCATCGGTATCCTAGCCAACAAGATACGCAGCGAAGTGTTTGCCGACGGCCTGGTTTCGCAGTTGATCTTCGGAGCGGCCGTCGGGCTGTTCACCGCGTTCGCCTCGTTGCTGATCTACTCCGCCACCGGGCAACGGCCGATGCATTTCGGCCTTACGCTGCTGCGGCTGGGCGGCTCCTTCTGGCTCGGCATGGCCACGCTGCCGCTCGTCTCGTTTTCGATCAACAAGCTGGAGGCCGCCCTCCCCAAACGACGGGGGTACGGATGGCAATGA
- a CDS encoding NAD(P)-dependent malic enzyme — translation MSKIENLKLENLDSLFPEAFTPDQVAKGKTLFLKEVAETMHEFYGGKMQTVPKAGYYGFNWFNVWYSPGVSKVSTEIRDNPERSFDLSNRGNLIAVVSDSTRVLGDGDCGPSGGLGVMEGKAYLMKYLGGVDAIALCVDSRNEKGEHDPKKIIEFVKMLQPSVGGVNLEDISQPNCFEVLDTLRDECEIPVWHDDAQGTGCVTLAGLINAVKVAGKKMENVKIAMLGAGASNTTIASLIIQAGGDPQKMIICDSKGGLHTDRADIEADKAFYKKWDLCQTTNPGKVNSIDEAMKGADVLIALSRPGPDVIKPEWVSTMAEKSICFVCANPVPEIYPHAAKAAGAYIVATGRGDFPNQVNNSLCFPGLLKGALLVKARKITDKMAIAAAYAIAETAEKNGLHADYIAPLMDETETFPAVAKAVALQAIEDGVARVQMTGDEVYAKAKADIDEARNLTQHLIDNRFIKEPTTEMIEACLEKAIAQVG, via the coding sequence ATGTCGAAAATCGAAAACCTCAAACTCGAAAACCTAGATTCCCTCTTCCCGGAAGCGTTCACGCCCGACCAGGTCGCCAAGGGCAAAACCCTCTTCCTCAAGGAAGTCGCCGAAACCATGCACGAATTCTACGGCGGCAAGATGCAGACCGTTCCGAAGGCGGGCTACTATGGCTTCAACTGGTTCAACGTCTGGTATTCCCCCGGCGTCTCCAAGGTTTCCACCGAAATCCGCGACAACCCGGAGCGCTCGTTCGACCTCTCCAACCGCGGCAACCTGATTGCGGTCGTCTCCGACTCCACGCGCGTGCTGGGCGACGGCGACTGCGGCCCGTCCGGCGGCCTCGGCGTGATGGAAGGCAAAGCCTACCTCATGAAATACCTCGGCGGCGTCGATGCCATTGCGCTCTGCGTGGATTCCCGCAATGAAAAGGGCGAGCACGACCCGAAGAAAATCATCGAGTTCGTCAAGATGCTCCAGCCCAGCGTGGGCGGCGTCAACCTCGAAGACATTTCCCAGCCCAACTGCTTTGAAGTCCTCGACACCCTGCGCGACGAATGCGAGATCCCGGTTTGGCACGACGATGCCCAGGGCACCGGCTGCGTCACCCTCGCCGGCCTGATCAACGCCGTAAAGGTGGCCGGCAAAAAGATGGAAAACGTCAAGATCGCCATGCTTGGCGCCGGAGCTTCCAACACCACCATCGCCAGCCTCATCATCCAGGCCGGCGGTGATCCGCAGAAAATGATCATCTGCGATTCCAAGGGCGGGCTGCACACCGACCGCGCCGATATCGAGGCCGACAAGGCGTTCTACAAAAAATGGGATCTCTGCCAGACCACCAACCCCGGCAAGGTCAACTCCATCGACGAAGCCATGAAAGGCGCCGACGTGCTCATCGCCCTGTCCCGCCCCGGCCCCGACGTGATCAAGCCCGAGTGGGTCTCCACCATGGCCGAAAAATCCATCTGCTTCGTCTGCGCCAACCCCGTGCCGGAAATCTACCCGCACGCCGCCAAGGCCGCCGGTGCCTACATTGTCGCAACCGGCCGCGGCGACTTCCCGAACCAGGTCAACAACTCCCTCTGCTTCCCCGGGCTGCTCAAAGGCGCGCTACTGGTGAAAGCCAGGAAGATTACCGACAAGATGGCCATCGCCGCCGCCTACGCCATTGCCGAGACCGCCGAGAAGAACGGACTGCATGCCGACTACATCGCGCCGCTGATGGACGAAACCGAAACCTTCCCCGCCGTCGCCAAAGCCGTTGCCTTGCAGGCCATCGAAGACGGTGTTGCCCGTGTCCAGATGACAGGCGACGAGGTCTATGCCAAGGCCAAGGCCGACATCGACGAAGCGCGCAACCTCACCCAGCATCTCATCGACAACCGGTTCATCAAGGAACCCACCACCGAAATGATCGAGGCCTGCCTGGAGAAGGCCATCGCGCAGGTGGGTTAA
- a CDS encoding TrpB-like pyridoxal phosphate-dependent enzyme, translated as MSEQIKVTLTEDELPRQWYNLNADFAKPMPPPVGMDGNPIGPEALAPVFPMNLIEQEMCTDRWVDIPEDILGYYKIWRPTPLYRARRLEKALGTPAKIYYKNEGVSPAGSHKPNTAVAQAWYNKQFGIKKLTTETGAGQWGSALSFACSLVGGIECKVFMVRISFDQKPFRKVMMRTWGGNCVPSPSMDTETGRKILAEDPDTPGSLGIAISEAIEECVQREDTRYALGSVLNHVMLHQSIIGLESQAQMKKIGASPDIVIGCAGGGSNFAGLAFPYANEKIHGADMRIIGTEPEACPTLTRAKYRYDSGDVAMMTPLLPMHSLGHTFVPPPLHAGGLRYHGMAPMVSHALNEGLIEAASIGQTECYEAAIQFARTEGFISAPETSHAIAQAIREAKQAKEEGKEKTILFNWSGHGLMDLKGYEAYLDGNLQDYPLPDELLEKSQHSMDGLPMP; from the coding sequence ATGAGTGAACAAATCAAAGTTACCTTGACCGAAGACGAGCTGCCGAGGCAGTGGTACAACCTGAACGCGGATTTCGCCAAGCCGATGCCTCCACCGGTGGGCATGGATGGAAACCCGATCGGCCCTGAAGCACTGGCCCCGGTTTTCCCGATGAACCTGATCGAGCAGGAAATGTGCACCGACCGCTGGGTCGATATTCCGGAAGACATCCTGGGCTACTATAAGATCTGGCGCCCGACCCCGCTCTACCGCGCCCGCCGCCTGGAAAAGGCGCTCGGCACCCCCGCCAAGATCTACTACAAAAACGAAGGCGTTTCGCCGGCCGGCTCGCACAAGCCCAACACCGCCGTGGCCCAGGCGTGGTACAACAAGCAATTCGGCATCAAGAAGCTCACCACCGAAACCGGCGCCGGCCAGTGGGGCTCGGCCCTTTCGTTCGCCTGTTCGCTCGTCGGCGGCATCGAGTGCAAGGTCTTCATGGTGCGGATCAGCTTCGACCAAAAACCATTCCGCAAGGTGATGATGCGCACCTGGGGCGGCAACTGCGTCCCCAGCCCGAGCATGGATACGGAAACCGGACGCAAGATCCTGGCGGAAGATCCGGACACCCCCGGCAGCCTCGGCATCGCCATTTCCGAAGCGATCGAGGAGTGCGTGCAGCGCGAGGATACCCGCTACGCCCTCGGCTCCGTCCTCAACCACGTGATGCTGCACCAATCGATTATTGGCCTGGAATCGCAGGCGCAGATGAAGAAGATCGGCGCTTCCCCGGACATCGTGATCGGTTGCGCGGGCGGCGGTTCCAACTTTGCCGGCCTGGCCTTCCCCTATGCGAACGAAAAGATCCACGGCGCGGACATGCGCATCATCGGTACCGAGCCCGAGGCCTGCCCGACGCTCACGCGCGCGAAATACCGTTACGACTCCGGCGATGTGGCCATGATGACCCCGCTGTTGCCGATGCACAGCCTCGGCCACACCTTCGTGCCGCCGCCGCTGCACGCCGGCGGCCTGCGCTACCACGGCATGGCGCCGATGGTCAGCCACGCGCTCAACGAAGGGCTTATCGAAGCGGCATCGATCGGCCAGACCGAGTGCTACGAAGCGGCGATCCAGTTCGCCCGTACCGAGGGCTTCATTTCCGCGCCGGAAACCTCGCACGCCATTGCGCAGGCGATCCGCGAAGCGAAGCAGGCCAAAGAAGAAGGCAAGGAAAAGACCATCCTCTTCAACTGGTCGGGACACGGCCTGATGGATCTGAAGGGCTACGAGGCCTATCTCGACGGCAACCTGCAGGACTATCCGTTGCCCGACGAGCTGCTCGAAAAATCGCAGCACTCCATGGACGGACTGCCGATGCCGTAA
- the mreC gene encoding rod shape-determining protein MreC codes for MLRNKKLIYAGATALLLLVVFVPLPSLTQKGKGAVRDAMAPAERGVSGVWQRLSEATAAIRGIGGAVEKNRELRHELVRIQAELNHLRDAEENNARLRRAFKFRSINSYTMIPCDVISRNISGWWNSVRIGKGSADGIEANLAVISPDGLVGRTKEISKLTSEVLLVSDPACRVSARIARIKDGGYGLVRGAGSTLKGYPKARMEFINKDIEIKVGDEVVTSGLSSREGEGQFPKGVHIGYVDKVYMDKTGLFQHAELIPGATVGLLDYVFVVSNTGGEG; via the coding sequence GTGCTGAGGAACAAAAAACTTATCTATGCCGGAGCAACAGCCCTGCTGCTGCTCGTGGTGTTCGTTCCGCTACCCTCCTTGACCCAAAAGGGAAAGGGGGCGGTTCGTGACGCCATGGCACCGGCGGAACGCGGCGTTTCCGGCGTTTGGCAGCGGCTGTCCGAGGCCACCGCGGCCATCCGCGGCATAGGCGGCGCGGTGGAAAAAAACCGCGAGCTGCGGCATGAACTCGTGCGCATCCAGGCCGAACTCAACCACCTGCGCGACGCCGAGGAAAACAACGCCCGCCTGCGCCGCGCCTTCAAGTTCCGCAGCATCAATTCCTACACCATGATCCCCTGCGATGTCATCAGCCGCAATATTTCCGGCTGGTGGAACTCCGTGCGCATCGGCAAGGGCAGCGCCGACGGCATCGAGGCCAACCTGGCGGTCATTAGCCCCGACGGCCTGGTTGGCCGCACCAAGGAAATTTCGAAACTGACCAGCGAAGTCCTGCTCGTTTCCGATCCCGCCTGCCGCGTTTCGGCGCGGATCGCCCGCATCAAGGATGGCGGCTACGGCCTGGTGCGCGGCGCCGGCAGCACACTCAAGGGCTACCCCAAGGCTCGAATGGAATTCATCAACAAAGACATCGAAATCAAGGTCGGCGACGAGGTCGTCACCTCCGGACTCTCCAGCCGAGAAGGCGAAGGGCAGTTCCCCAAGGGCGTGCACATCGGCTATGTTGATAAGGTCTATATGGACAAGACGGGCCTGTTCCAGCATGCCGAGCTCATTCCGGGCGCCACCGTGGGGCTGCTCGACTATGTCTTCGTGGTCTCCAATACGGGAGGTGAAGGATGA